One window from the genome of Nocardioides panaciterrulae encodes:
- a CDS encoding S8 family serine peptidase: MRRARAAATSLLAGLCALTGLAGPAALPAAAAPAPTTLYLVTLEGPGTTGSHGSAPAALRRLQLEHRQDRVLAAVGSPTPVYRWTTALDGVAVPLTPRQADELRGDPRVALVEANTVRPVASSGNSADASGVPLTGHRRGGAGTVIGIVDTGIWPESPVFAALPGLGRAPARFHGACESGEGWSADTCNGKVVGARWFVDGFGADRLRSTASLSPRDEDGHGSEMASIAAGDAGTTVEVRDQRLGRYGGVAPQARLAVYKACWTAPDPADDGCATADLVTAIDQATRDGVDVLNLSVGGPSQLDTVERALLGAAEADVVVVGAAGNRTGRAYAAHPAPWVTTVGSTTGVVRRGRVVAGDLRLTGAMAATHSIGPARLVRGADVAAPDATRAQARVCSPGSLDAGRVRGAIVLCERGAIGRVDKSAAVLTADGAGMVLLNRTGRDVAADFHSVPTVHLDAHDAAALRRWAARHPDTQVALRPVGVSRPPARVTAWSPTGDPTSATLKPDLVAPGSGLLGAVPPSVRDTRWDFVSGSSAATAYTSGTAALLRAAHRSWSAPVVRSALATSAVPLAGDPTALRAGAGRVRPHPAARAGVAYDVAPGDYRAWLDGRLPSDRLNVPSLLLRGDQDLAHRTITNTGHRPLYFSSHAYGFARHTVSVTPAAVRLAPGESVRFTVHVARGSGAQPADDGWVSWRGGNGSRSRIPVLISR; the protein is encoded by the coding sequence GTGCGTCGAGCGAGGGCCGCGGCGACCAGCCTGCTGGCGGGGCTGTGCGCCCTGACCGGGCTGGCCGGGCCGGCCGCGCTGCCCGCGGCGGCCGCGCCCGCACCCACGACGCTCTACCTGGTCACCCTCGAGGGCCCGGGCACGACCGGCTCCCACGGGTCCGCGCCGGCGGCGCTGCGCCGGCTGCAGCTCGAGCACCGCCAGGACCGGGTGCTCGCCGCCGTCGGCTCCCCGACGCCGGTCTACCGGTGGACCACCGCGCTCGACGGCGTCGCGGTGCCGCTGACCCCCCGGCAGGCCGACGAGCTGCGCGGCGACCCGCGGGTGGCGCTGGTCGAGGCGAACACGGTCCGTCCGGTCGCGAGCAGCGGCAACTCCGCCGACGCCTCCGGCGTCCCCCTCACCGGGCACCGGCGCGGTGGCGCCGGCACCGTGATCGGGATCGTGGACACCGGGATCTGGCCGGAGAGTCCGGTGTTCGCCGCGCTGCCCGGGCTGGGCCGCGCGCCCGCCCGGTTCCACGGCGCCTGCGAGAGCGGCGAGGGCTGGAGCGCCGACACCTGCAACGGCAAGGTCGTCGGGGCACGGTGGTTCGTCGACGGCTTCGGCGCCGACCGGCTCCGGAGCACCGCTTCGCTCTCCCCCCGCGACGAGGACGGCCACGGCAGCGAGATGGCCTCGATCGCGGCGGGCGACGCCGGCACCACCGTCGAGGTCCGCGACCAGCGGCTCGGCCGCTACGGCGGGGTGGCCCCCCAGGCCCGGCTGGCGGTCTACAAGGCGTGCTGGACGGCGCCGGACCCCGCCGACGACGGCTGCGCCACCGCCGACCTGGTCACCGCCATCGACCAGGCCACCCGCGACGGCGTCGACGTCCTCAACCTCTCGGTCGGTGGCCCCAGCCAGCTCGACACGGTGGAGCGGGCCCTGCTGGGCGCCGCCGAGGCCGACGTCGTGGTGGTCGGCGCGGCCGGCAACCGGACCGGGCGCGCCTACGCCGCGCACCCGGCCCCCTGGGTGACCACCGTGGGCAGCACCACCGGAGTGGTACGCCGCGGCCGGGTGGTCGCCGGCGACCTGCGCCTGACCGGAGCGATGGCCGCCACCCACAGCATCGGCCCGGCCAGGCTGGTGCGCGGTGCCGACGTCGCCGCCCCCGACGCCACCCGGGCCCAGGCCCGGGTCTGCTCGCCGGGCAGCCTGGACGCCGGCCGGGTCCGCGGCGCGATCGTGCTGTGCGAGCGCGGTGCGATCGGCCGGGTGGACAAGTCCGCCGCGGTGCTGACCGCCGACGGCGCGGGCATGGTGCTGCTCAACCGCACCGGCCGCGACGTGGCCGCCGACTTCCACAGCGTCCCGACCGTCCACCTCGACGCCCACGACGCCGCGGCGCTGCGCCGGTGGGCGGCGCGGCACCCGGACACCCAGGTGGCGCTGCGGCCGGTCGGTGTGAGCCGGCCGCCGGCCCGGGTCACCGCCTGGTCACCGACCGGCGACCCGACCTCGGCGACCCTCAAGCCCGACCTCGTCGCCCCCGGGTCCGGGCTGCTGGGCGCGGTCCCGCCCTCGGTGCGCGACACCCGCTGGGACTTCGTGTCCGGCTCCTCGGCGGCCACCGCGTACACCAGTGGCACCGCCGCCCTGCTGCGCGCCGCGCACCGGTCGTGGTCGGCCCCGGTCGTCCGCTCCGCCCTCGCCACGAGCGCCGTCCCGCTGGCCGGCGACCCCACCGCGCTGCGCGCCGGCGCCGGCCGGGTCCGCCCGCACCCGGCGGCCCGGGCCGGCGTCGCCTACGACGTCGCCCCCGGCGACTACCGCGCCTGGCTCGACGGCCGGCTCCCCTCGGACCGGCTCAACGTGCCCTCGCTGCTGCTCCGGGGCGATCAGGACCTCGCCCACCGCACGATCACCAACACCGGCCACCGGCCGCTGTACTTCTCCTCGCACGCCTACGGGTTCGCCCGGCACACGGTGTCCGTGACGCCCGCCGCGGTGCGGCTGGCGCCCGGGGAGAGCGTGCGGTTCACGGTGCACGTGGCTCGGGGCTCGGGCGCGCAGCCCGCCGACGACGGCTGGGTCTCCTGGCGGGGCGGCAACGGCAGCCGGTCCCGGATCCCGGTGCTGATCAGCCGCTGA
- a CDS encoding cold shock domain-containing protein, whose protein sequence is MPTGKVKWFDAEKGFGFLSQDEGPDVYVRAEALPPGTPSLKAGTRVEFGIAQGRRGDQALQVRILDKPASVSRSQAASRRKRPEEMVSIVEDLIRLLDDVGEGYRHGRHPDARTARPTAKLLRALANELEL, encoded by the coding sequence GTGCCCACTGGCAAGGTGAAGTGGTTCGACGCCGAGAAGGGCTTCGGCTTCCTGTCCCAGGACGAGGGCCCCGATGTCTACGTGCGCGCCGAGGCACTGCCTCCCGGGACCCCGAGCCTGAAGGCCGGCACCCGTGTCGAGTTCGGCATCGCCCAGGGCCGCCGCGGCGACCAGGCCCTCCAGGTCCGCATCCTCGACAAGCCCGCCTCGGTCTCCCGCAGCCAGGCCGCCTCCCGGCGCAAGCGCCCCGAGGAGATGGTGTCGATCGTCGAGGACCTGATCCGGCTGCTCGACGACGTCGGTGAGGGCTACCGCCACGGCCGCCACCCCGACGCCCGCACCGCCCGGCCCACCGCCAAGCTGCTCCGTGCGCTGGCCAACGAGCTGGAGCTCTGA
- a CDS encoding dihydrofolate reductase family protein yields MRTIFTTHFVSLDGVAEAPGGEPGYKHAGWTFDVEPDPALYEAKAREQEEATAFLMGARSYEAFAPVWPQMDYFAGFNAMPKYVVSSTVTDPQWTNTSVISFDDVARLREGDGEGDGGPIIVNGSLALTRSLLAAGLVDEMRLAVFPVILGSGRRLYPDAAEDKVKLTLVDHTTYANGVQYLVYRPQR; encoded by the coding sequence ATGCGCACCATCTTCACCACCCACTTCGTCTCCCTCGACGGCGTCGCCGAGGCGCCCGGCGGCGAGCCCGGCTACAAGCACGCCGGTTGGACCTTCGACGTCGAACCCGACCCGGCGCTCTACGAGGCGAAGGCCCGCGAGCAGGAGGAGGCGACCGCCTTCCTGATGGGGGCGCGCTCCTACGAGGCGTTCGCCCCGGTCTGGCCGCAGATGGACTACTTCGCCGGGTTCAACGCGATGCCCAAGTACGTCGTCTCCTCGACCGTGACCGACCCGCAGTGGACCAACACCTCGGTCATCTCCTTCGACGACGTGGCCCGGCTCCGCGAGGGCGACGGCGAGGGCGACGGCGGGCCGATCATCGTCAACGGCAGCCTGGCGCTGACCCGGTCCCTGCTGGCCGCGGGCCTGGTCGACGAGATGCGGCTCGCGGTCTTCCCGGTGATCCTCGGCAGCGGCCGGCGGCTCTACCCCGACGCCGCCGAGGACAAGGTCAAGCTGACCCTGGTCGACCACACCACCTACGCCAACGGCGTGCAGTACCTCGTCTACCGCCCGCAGCGCTGA
- a CDS encoding trans-sulfuration enzyme family protein has translation MSHLDTDAVHLGREDLGELGVHVPPIDLSTTYPLPTIETGGLAYENLATGGRPVDGASLVYQRLWNPNVDRLERSVAALEGCAGAVAFGSGMAALAAALVATVAAGRPHVVGVRPLYGGTDHVLASGLLGTRVSWATADRIAEAIAPDTGLVVVETPANPTVDLVDLDAVVAQAGDVPVLVDNTFATPVLQRPARHGAALVLHSATKFIGGHGDVMGGVVAGDAEWAVRLRQVRAVTGALLHPMAAYELHRGLQTLPLRVRAQQETAATLAGRLAEHPRIARVLYPGLKECDPAGLVGTQMAGPGSLLAIELRGGFEVAATTAQRCRLITHAVSLGGVDTLIQHPAGLTHRPVAADARPGDALLRLSVGLEDVEDLWADLDQALRA, from the coding sequence ATGAGCCACCTGGACACCGACGCCGTCCACCTCGGTCGCGAGGACCTCGGCGAGCTGGGCGTGCACGTCCCGCCGATCGACCTCTCCACGACGTACCCGCTGCCGACGATCGAGACCGGCGGCCTGGCCTACGAGAACCTCGCGACGGGCGGCCGCCCGGTCGACGGGGCGTCGCTGGTCTACCAGCGGCTCTGGAACCCCAACGTCGACCGGCTGGAGCGCTCGGTCGCGGCCCTGGAGGGCTGCGCGGGTGCGGTCGCGTTCGGCTCGGGGATGGCAGCGCTGGCCGCCGCGCTCGTGGCGACGGTCGCGGCGGGCCGGCCCCACGTCGTCGGGGTGCGCCCGCTGTACGGCGGCACCGACCACGTGCTCGCCTCCGGCCTGCTCGGCACCCGGGTCAGCTGGGCCACCGCCGACCGGATCGCGGAGGCGATCGCGCCGGACACCGGGCTGGTCGTGGTCGAGACCCCGGCGAACCCGACCGTCGACCTCGTCGACCTCGACGCGGTCGTGGCGCAGGCCGGCGACGTGCCGGTCCTGGTCGACAACACCTTCGCGACCCCGGTGCTGCAGCGGCCCGCCCGCCACGGAGCCGCGCTGGTGCTGCACTCCGCGACCAAGTTCATCGGCGGCCACGGTGACGTGATGGGCGGCGTGGTGGCCGGCGACGCCGAGTGGGCCGTCCGGCTGCGCCAGGTCCGCGCGGTCACCGGCGCGTTGCTGCACCCGATGGCCGCCTACGAGCTGCACCGCGGGCTGCAGACCCTCCCGCTGCGGGTCCGCGCCCAGCAGGAGACCGCCGCGACCCTCGCCGGCCGGCTCGCCGAGCACCCGCGGATCGCCCGGGTGCTCTACCCCGGCCTCAAGGAGTGCGACCCGGCCGGTCTGGTCGGCACCCAGATGGCCGGCCCCGGCAGCCTGCTCGCCATCGAGCTCCGCGGCGGCTTCGAGGTCGCCGCGACGACCGCCCAGCGGTGCCGGCTGATCACCCACGCGGTCTCCCTGGGCGGGGTCGACACGCTGATCCAGCACCCGGCCGGGCTGACCCACCGGCCGGTCGCGGCCGACGCCCGACCAGGCGACGCCCTGCTCCGGCTCTCGGTCGGGCTCGAGGACGTCGAGGACCTCTGGGCGGACCTGGACCAGGCCCTGCGAGCCTGA
- a CDS encoding MFS transporter, with product MSGPRPDSSTGSRRAQDPAVGAPGPGSGAGRGGSLGRGLGSTARFTGRGVRGAARATGRAGRWTVGQARRAARAEGAGDSGLSRLIEMHAFNTAGDAAVAISLAGTLFFQVPTGEARGQVALFLGLTMLPFAIVAPLIGPFLDRFSHGRRWAIGATMAIRGFLCWVLATAVVDQSIWLFPAALGVLVASKAYGVTRAAAVPRLTPRSLTLVKANARISLAGIIGAAVSAPIAALASTVGPEWSLRYAFALFVVATVLAILLPAKVDSSVGEVRLALPSGPSAASAASAASSSGAPAVSPRMPPAVAFALRANAGPRWLSGFLVMFMAFLLRENPINGWDPKVLLAIVVGAAGAGNTAGIAIGSLMRRVDPAVTVVLVLVADAVMVLLAALFYGVVTVALLGLTAGLAQALAKLSLDATIQRDVPERVQSSAFARSDTTLQLAWVIGGFLGIALPLIPRLGLGVASAVLVAWTVYVLATRPAVVRAAG from the coding sequence ATGAGCGGCCCCCGCCCCGACTCCTCGACCGGGAGCCGGCGCGCCCAGGACCCGGCGGTCGGCGCCCCGGGCCCCGGGTCCGGCGCCGGCCGTGGCGGCAGCCTCGGGCGCGGGCTCGGGTCGACCGCCCGGTTCACGGGCCGCGGCGTGCGTGGCGCCGCCCGGGCCACCGGCCGTGCCGGGCGCTGGACGGTCGGGCAGGCCCGCCGGGCCGCTCGCGCCGAGGGCGCCGGCGACTCCGGACTGTCCCGGCTGATCGAGATGCACGCGTTCAACACCGCCGGCGACGCCGCGGTCGCGATCTCCCTCGCCGGCACCCTCTTCTTCCAGGTCCCGACCGGGGAGGCGCGGGGCCAGGTCGCCCTGTTCCTGGGGCTGACCATGCTGCCGTTCGCGATCGTCGCGCCGCTGATCGGGCCGTTCCTCGACCGGTTCAGCCACGGCCGTCGCTGGGCGATCGGCGCCACCATGGCGATCCGCGGGTTCCTCTGCTGGGTGCTCGCCACGGCCGTCGTGGACCAGTCGATCTGGCTCTTCCCGGCGGCGCTGGGCGTGCTGGTCGCGTCCAAGGCGTACGGCGTGACCCGCGCGGCCGCCGTACCCCGGCTGACCCCTCGCAGCCTGACCCTGGTGAAGGCCAACGCCCGCATCTCGCTGGCCGGGATCATCGGGGCAGCGGTCTCGGCGCCGATCGCCGCGCTGGCCTCGACCGTGGGACCGGAGTGGTCGCTGCGCTACGCGTTCGCGCTCTTCGTGGTCGCCACCGTCCTGGCCATCCTGCTGCCGGCGAAGGTCGACTCGAGCGTGGGCGAGGTCCGGCTGGCGCTGCCGTCGGGCCCCTCCGCCGCCTCCGCCGCCTCCGCCGCCTCGTCGTCGGGGGCCCCGGCGGTCTCACCGCGGATGCCTCCGGCCGTCGCGTTCGCGCTGCGGGCCAACGCCGGCCCGCGGTGGCTCTCGGGGTTCCTGGTGATGTTCATGGCGTTCCTGCTGCGCGAGAACCCCATCAACGGCTGGGATCCCAAGGTGCTGCTCGCGATCGTGGTCGGCGCCGCGGGCGCCGGCAACACCGCCGGGATCGCGATCGGCTCGCTCATGCGCCGGGTCGACCCGGCCGTCACCGTGGTGCTCGTGCTGGTCGCGGACGCCGTGATGGTGCTGCTGGCCGCGTTGTTCTACGGGGTCGTCACGGTCGCCCTGCTCGGTCTCACCGCGGGACTCGCCCAGGCGCTGGCCAAGCTCTCGCTCGACGCGACGATCCAGCGCGACGTGCCCGAGCGGGTGCAGTCGAGCGCGTTCGCCCGCTCCGACACCACGCTCCAGCTCGCCTGGGTGATCGGCGGGTTCCTCGGCATCGCGCTCCCGCTGATCCCCCGGCTCGGCCTCGGCGTCGCGAGCGCGGTCCTGGTCGCCTGGACGGTCTACGTGCTCGCGACCCGCCCGGCCGTCGTGCGAGCGGCCGGCTGA
- a CDS encoding HAD hydrolase-like protein — MTSPPPTFSTPAPLVVGFDLDMTLIDTTPGFAAVLTALGAELGVDFPVAEMTARLGPPLDHLLAPHLAEEAVGPAGDRFRALYPAHAIASVPVLPGAREALEAVRRERGRVVVVTGKFPENARRHLDHLALEVDHLEGWVWGVGKADALAREGASIYVGDHVHDVEGALAAGALSVSVLTGGCGREELLEAGTHVVLESLEEFPGWLAEHLLTSRLAALEADLRERGSVLVAYSGGADSAFLLAAAVRALGPERVAAATGYSDSLPQAERDPAREFAESLGVPVLTPRTREMEREGYRANGADRCFFCKAELLDVLTPLAAERGLGHVATGTNADDAVAGFRPGIRAAAERGALTPLRDAGLTKAQVREASRRWGLPTWDKPAAACLSSRVAYGIEVTPHRLARVERAEAAVRSFLAQHGVPLRDLRVRDLGDRASVELDRELLAGPLRPGSPLVGALEAQARDAGFPRAELDPRGFRSGSLNEALRR, encoded by the coding sequence ATGACCAGCCCGCCCCCGACGTTCAGCACGCCGGCGCCGCTCGTGGTCGGCTTCGACCTCGACATGACGCTGATCGACACGACGCCGGGCTTCGCCGCGGTCCTCACCGCGCTGGGCGCCGAGCTCGGCGTGGACTTCCCCGTGGCGGAGATGACCGCCCGTCTCGGCCCGCCGCTGGACCACCTGCTCGCCCCGCACCTGGCCGAGGAGGCCGTCGGCCCGGCGGGGGACCGGTTCCGGGCGCTCTACCCCGCCCACGCGATCGCCTCGGTCCCGGTGCTGCCCGGCGCCCGCGAGGCGCTCGAGGCGGTCCGCCGGGAGCGCGGTCGGGTGGTGGTCGTGACCGGCAAGTTCCCGGAGAACGCCCGGCGGCACCTCGACCACCTCGCGCTCGAGGTCGACCACCTCGAGGGCTGGGTGTGGGGCGTGGGCAAGGCCGACGCGCTGGCCCGGGAGGGGGCGAGCATCTATGTCGGCGACCACGTCCACGACGTCGAGGGCGCGCTGGCCGCCGGCGCGCTGAGCGTCTCGGTGCTGACCGGGGGCTGCGGCCGCGAGGAGCTGCTCGAGGCCGGCACGCACGTGGTGCTCGAGAGTCTCGAGGAGTTCCCGGGCTGGCTGGCCGAGCACCTGCTCACCAGCCGCCTCGCGGCCCTGGAGGCCGACCTCCGGGAGCGCGGCTCGGTCCTCGTCGCCTACAGCGGCGGAGCCGACAGCGCCTTCCTGCTGGCCGCCGCCGTGCGGGCACTGGGCCCGGAGCGGGTGGCCGCCGCGACCGGCTACTCCGACTCGCTGCCGCAGGCCGAGCGCGACCCGGCCCGGGAGTTCGCCGAGTCCCTCGGGGTGCCGGTGCTGACCCCGCGGACCCGGGAGATGGAGCGCGAGGGCTACCGCGCCAACGGCGCCGACCGCTGCTTCTTCTGCAAGGCCGAGCTCCTCGACGTGCTGACCCCGCTCGCGGCCGAGCGCGGGCTCGGCCACGTGGCCACCGGCACCAACGCCGACGACGCGGTCGCCGGCTTCCGCCCCGGGATCCGTGCCGCCGCCGAGCGGGGCGCGCTCACCCCGCTGCGCGACGCCGGCCTGACCAAGGCCCAGGTGCGGGAGGCGTCCCGGCGCTGGGGGCTGCCCACATGGGACAAGCCCGCCGCCGCCTGCCTGTCGAGCCGGGTGGCCTACGGGATCGAGGTGACCCCCCACCGGCTGGCCCGGGTGGAGCGGGCGGAGGCCGCCGTACGCTCGTTCCTCGCGCAGCACGGCGTGCCCCTGCGCGACCTGCGGGTCCGCGACCTCGGCGACCGGGCCTCGGTGGAGCTCGACCGCGAGCTGCTGGCCGGGCCGCTGCGCCCGGGCTCGCCGCTCGTGGGCGCGCTGGAGGCCCAGGCGCGGGACGCGGGCTTCCCCCGGGCCGAGCTCGACCCGCGGGGGTTCCGCTCCGGCTCGCTGAACGAGGCGCTGCGCCGCTGA
- a CDS encoding AMP-binding protein: MDAANPSYAQGETTPPLLEETIGANFERTVAANPDREALVEVASGRRWTWAELDRDVDALARGLMAAGVEKGQRVGIWAPNCAEWTLTQYACAKAGAILVNVNPAYRTHEFAYAVNQSGMRLLLAASSFKTSDYRGMVEEVRDQCPALERVVYIDTDDWAALVAGGEAVPAEALAERMASLDPDDPINIQYTSGTTGYPKGATLSHRNILNNGYFTTELINLGPEDRLCIPVPFYHCFGMVMANLGCTSHGTTMVIPAPGFDPATTLRTIAAERCTGVYGVPTMFIAMQNHPSFAEHDLSTLRTGIMAGSICPVEVMKRCVNDMHMAEVSIAYGMTETSPVSCQTRADDDLERRTATIGRVHPHVEIKIVDPVTGETVERGRPGEFCTRGYSVMLGYWDDPEKTAEAIDADGWMHTGDLAEMREDGYCNIVGRIKDMVIRGGENIYPREIEEFLYAHPQIEDVQVVGVPDEKYGEELCAWVKMKAGAPPLDADAVRDFAAGRLAHYKIPRYVMVVEEFPMTVTGKIRKVQMREESAARLGL, from the coding sequence ATGGATGCCGCGAACCCGTCGTACGCCCAGGGCGAGACCACGCCGCCGCTGCTCGAGGAGACCATCGGCGCCAACTTCGAGCGGACCGTGGCGGCCAACCCGGACCGCGAGGCCCTGGTGGAGGTGGCCAGCGGCCGGCGCTGGACCTGGGCCGAGCTCGACCGCGACGTCGACGCGCTCGCCCGCGGGCTGATGGCCGCCGGCGTGGAGAAGGGCCAGCGGGTCGGGATCTGGGCCCCCAACTGCGCGGAGTGGACGCTGACCCAGTACGCCTGCGCCAAGGCCGGGGCGATCCTGGTCAACGTCAACCCGGCGTACCGCACCCACGAGTTCGCCTACGCGGTCAACCAGAGCGGGATGCGCCTGCTGCTGGCGGCCTCGAGCTTCAAGACCAGCGACTACCGCGGCATGGTCGAGGAGGTGCGCGACCAGTGCCCGGCCCTGGAGCGGGTGGTCTACATCGACACCGACGACTGGGCGGCGCTGGTCGCCGGCGGCGAGGCGGTCCCCGCGGAGGCGCTCGCGGAGCGGATGGCCTCGCTGGACCCGGACGACCCGATCAACATCCAGTACACCTCCGGCACCACCGGCTACCCGAAGGGCGCCACGCTCAGCCACCGCAACATCCTCAACAACGGCTACTTCACGACCGAGCTGATCAACCTCGGCCCGGAGGACCGGCTGTGCATCCCGGTGCCCTTCTACCACTGCTTCGGGATGGTGATGGCCAACCTCGGCTGCACCTCGCACGGCACGACGATGGTGATCCCCGCGCCCGGCTTCGACCCCGCGACCACGCTGCGCACGATCGCGGCGGAGCGGTGCACCGGCGTGTACGGCGTGCCGACGATGTTCATCGCCATGCAGAACCACCCGTCGTTCGCCGAGCACGACCTCTCCACGCTGCGCACCGGGATCATGGCCGGCTCGATCTGCCCGGTGGAGGTGATGAAGCGCTGCGTCAACGACATGCACATGGCCGAGGTCTCCATCGCCTACGGCATGACCGAGACCTCCCCGGTCTCCTGCCAGACCCGGGCCGACGACGACCTGGAGCGCCGCACCGCCACGATCGGGCGGGTGCACCCGCACGTGGAGATCAAGATCGTCGACCCGGTGACGGGGGAGACCGTCGAGCGCGGCCGGCCCGGGGAGTTCTGCACCCGCGGCTACTCGGTGATGCTCGGCTACTGGGACGACCCGGAGAAGACCGCCGAGGCGATCGACGCCGACGGCTGGATGCACACCGGGGACCTGGCCGAGATGCGCGAGGACGGCTACTGCAACATCGTCGGCCGGATCAAGGACATGGTGATCCGAGGCGGGGAGAACATCTACCCCCGCGAGATCGAGGAGTTCCTCTACGCCCACCCCCAGATCGAGGACGTCCAGGTCGTCGGGGTCCCCGACGAGAAGTACGGCGAGGAGCTGTGCGCCTGGGTCAAGATGAAGGCCGGCGCGCCCCCGCTGGACGCCGACGCGGTGCGCGACTTCGCCGCCGGCCGGCTCGCGCACTACAAGATCCCGCGCTACGTGATGGTGGTCGAGGAGTTCCCGATGACCGTCACCGGCAAGATCCGCAAGGTGCAGATGCGCGAGGAGTCCGCGGCCCGGCTCGGCCTGTGA
- a CDS encoding sialidase family protein: MTSRRRSPSSLVPAGLAAGVLAAGAVGYAVVPADAAATGAPAPSFTSYAAPASLTDHDNSGEPSIGDDWRTGTTMYQSSLSTYAVSWDDSTSPSTAHWSDVSANAGNGCPQGSTVSLDPILFTDHATGRTFESQLSGVDSLTCWTDDDGRTWSPSTGGGIPSGVDHQTVGGGPFSSTGIGGLPLGYPNAVYYCSQDIATAFCAVSRDGGTTFGAGVPTYSLLDCDGLHGHVKVAPDGTAYLPNKSCGGSQAVVTSTDNGTSWTVDRVPGTTPSDADPSVGVGADGTLYFGYVDGSGTPGVAVSRDRGRTWTDRQTVGRQFGIQNAVFPTMVAGDGDRAALAYLGTPTGGDYQDEANFHGEWHLYVDTTYDGGKTWTTTDATPNDPVQVGSICTGGTTCGNDRNLLDFIDVTTDSRGRIEVAFADGCVAGCVTDPQHQGRDAWATISRQSGGLGLFAAYDPVS, from the coding sequence GTGACCTCTCGGCGCCGTAGCCCCTCATCCCTCGTCCCGGCCGGGCTCGCGGCCGGCGTGCTGGCGGCCGGCGCCGTCGGCTACGCGGTCGTGCCGGCCGACGCCGCGGCGACCGGCGCGCCCGCGCCCAGCTTCACGTCGTACGCCGCCCCGGCGTCGCTCACCGACCACGACAACTCCGGGGAGCCGTCGATCGGCGACGACTGGCGCACCGGCACCACGATGTACCAGTCGAGCCTCTCGACCTACGCCGTCAGCTGGGACGACTCCACCAGCCCCTCGACCGCGCACTGGTCCGACGTGTCGGCGAACGCCGGCAACGGCTGCCCGCAGGGGTCGACGGTCAGCCTCGACCCGATCCTGTTCACCGACCACGCCACCGGCCGGACCTTCGAGTCGCAGCTCTCCGGCGTGGACTCGCTGACCTGCTGGACCGACGACGACGGCCGGACCTGGAGCCCGAGCACCGGCGGCGGCATCCCCAGCGGCGTCGACCACCAGACCGTCGGCGGTGGCCCGTTCTCCAGCACCGGGATCGGAGGGCTGCCGCTGGGCTACCCGAACGCCGTCTACTACTGCAGCCAGGACATCGCCACCGCGTTCTGCGCGGTCTCGCGCGACGGCGGCACCACCTTCGGCGCCGGCGTCCCGACGTACTCCCTGCTGGACTGCGACGGCCTGCACGGGCACGTCAAGGTCGCCCCCGACGGCACCGCCTACCTGCCGAACAAGTCCTGCGGCGGCAGCCAGGCCGTGGTCACCTCCACCGACAACGGCACCTCGTGGACCGTCGACCGGGTCCCGGGGACGACGCCGAGCGACGCCGACCCGAGCGTCGGCGTCGGCGCCGACGGCACGCTCTACTTCGGCTACGTCGACGGCAGCGGCACGCCGGGGGTCGCCGTGAGCCGGGACCGGGGCAGGACCTGGACCGACCGGCAGACGGTGGGCCGGCAGTTCGGCATCCAGAACGCGGTCTTCCCGACGATGGTCGCCGGTGACGGCGACCGGGCGGCGCTGGCCTACCTCGGCACGCCGACCGGCGGCGACTACCAGGACGAGGCGAACTTCCACGGCGAGTGGCACCTCTACGTCGACACCACCTACGACGGCGGGAAGACCTGGACGACCACCGACGCCACGCCGAACGACCCGGTGCAGGTCGGCTCGATCTGCACCGGCGGCACCACCTGCGGCAACGACCGCAACCTGCTGGACTTCATCGACGTCACCACCGACTCGCGGGGCCGCATCGAGGTGGCCTTCGCCGACGGGTGCGTGGCCGGCTGTGTCACCGACCCCCAGCACCAGGGCCGCGACGCCTGGGCGACGATCTCCCGGCAGAGCGGCGGGCTCGGCCTGTTCGCGGCGTACGACCCGGTGAGCTGA
- a CDS encoding histone deacetylase, translated as MSHVWYVSYGSNMSSTRLACYLEGGRPPGGSRSHPGARDATPPRRSVPVDLPGTLYFAGESPQWGGGGVAFYDHDTPGWTAARGYLVTAEQFADIAAQEMHRVPEDGDPLEQVVLEPLAGGRHTAGPGRYETLVEVGRHEGLPLLTFTAPHGAEAVDHSHPAPPYLATIAEGLRESRLWDEDRIEAYVDAVTPG; from the coding sequence ATGTCCCACGTCTGGTACGTCAGCTACGGCTCCAACATGTCCTCGACCCGGCTCGCCTGCTATCTCGAGGGCGGTCGTCCGCCCGGCGGATCGCGCAGCCACCCGGGGGCCCGCGACGCCACGCCACCGCGCCGCAGCGTGCCCGTCGACCTGCCCGGCACGCTCTACTTCGCCGGTGAGTCCCCGCAGTGGGGCGGCGGCGGCGTCGCCTTCTACGACCACGACACGCCCGGCTGGACCGCGGCCCGCGGCTACCTGGTGACGGCCGAGCAGTTCGCCGACATCGCCGCCCAGGAGATGCACCGGGTGCCGGAGGACGGCGACCCGCTCGAGCAGGTGGTCCTCGAACCGCTGGCCGGCGGCCGGCACACGGCCGGCCCCGGTCGCTACGAGACGCTGGTCGAGGTCGGCAGGCACGAGGGCCTGCCGCTGCTCACGTTCACCGCGCCCCACGGCGCCGAGGCGGTCGACCACAGCCACCCCGCCCCGCCGTACCTCGCCACGATCGCCGAGGGCCTGCGCGAGTCCCGCCTCTGGGACGAGGACCGCATCGAGGCGTACGTCGACGCCGTGACCCCCGGGTGA